From Spodoptera frugiperda isolate SF20-4 chromosome 27, AGI-APGP_CSIRO_Sfru_2.0, whole genome shotgun sequence, a single genomic window includes:
- the LOC118263598 gene encoding uncharacterized protein LOC118263598 produces MDSARTERRKPRKLMKVDEILSQSEYVRNNRKYWNEVFHKMDTYHQSVENESRMLAEVLPKDLYEKVCASLNIPRTQVEEPKAEGFKVNLPRRTVKEPQISTRKCLYVNRELDSDTDVEFCPSDEEEQPNIYLEMLNKPVREQITWPTRYLQPEKEDEKSLVKKADDLTDRIANEFCEYMKQLGGDQQSKLFTPKAIKELFQIEFDTHVAQSLSVVPKELPCVEDKIANVTGNPTLSRYAALNREITKDIKAEHRNPNLTAFNQSLPMPSQYHPPRNNTKKLWRSARHVPKELVTLKTVWEGITGLRSVKEYCRWMIHHPEHRRPPYLTSLGLFDPAVLDARLTFESEYQITPPIGSPHGPPESIENIRTRISDSGESE; encoded by the exons atGGACAGTGCCCGTACTGAGAGAAGGAAACCGCGGAAACTTATGAAAGTAGATGAAATTCTATCTCAATCCGAATATGTGAGAAATAATAGAAAGTACTGGAATGAGGTGTTCCATAAAATGGATACGTACCATCAGTCGGTC GAAAACGAAAGCAGAATGTTAGCAGAAGTGCTGCCAAAGGATTTGTATGAGAAAGTTTGTGCGTCACTAAATATTCCGAGGACTCAAGTCGAGGAACCAAAGGCTGAAGGGTTTAAAG TAAATCTACCACGGCGTACAGTGAAAGAACCACAAATATCTACTAGGAAATGCCTGTATGTGAACAGGGAGTTGGATTCCGACACCGACGTGGAGTTCTGCCCCAG TGATGAAGAAGAGCAGCCGAACATTTACTTGGAGATGTTGAACAAGCCGGTTAGGGAACAGATAACTTGGCCGACTCGCTACCTGCAGCCTGAGAAGGAGGACGAGAAGAGTCTAGTCAAGAAAGCTGATGATCTTACTGACAGA ATTGCAAATGAATTTTGTGAATACATGAAACAACTGGGAGGTGATCAGCAATCGAAGCTGTTCACACCTAAGGCTATCAAGGAACTCTTTCAA ATAGAATTTGATACTCACGTAGCGCAGAGCCTGAGCGTGGTGCCCAAGGAACTGCCATGTGTCGAAGATAAAATCGCCAACGTTACGGGCAATCCTACG TTATCCCGCTACGCGGCATTGAACCGTGAGATCACCAAGGACATCAAAGCAGAACATCGTAATCCAAACCTCACAGCATTTAACCAGAGCCTCCCAATGCCCTCTCAGTATCATCCACCACGGAATAACACCAAGAAACTATGGAGATCAGCTCGACATGTGCCTAAAGAACTCGTCACTCTTAAAACTGTTTGGGAAGGAATTACTGGCCTTAG GAGTGTAAAGGAGTATTGTCGCTGGATGATCCACCACCCAGAACATCGTCGACCACCATACTTAACAAGCCTTGGTCTTTTCGACCCTGCGGTCCTAGACGCAAGGCTCACTTTCGAATCCGAGTACCAGATCACACCACCTATTGGATCTCCACATGGGCCACCAGAATCCATAGAAAATATCCGAACACGAATTTCAGATTCCGGTGAATCGGAATAG
- the LOC118263683 gene encoding organic cation transporter protein-like, with the protein MEKEASEREPYSEFDSVLYREVGPFGKYQLLTIALLAFPALVCAFMAGDYIFTAGSLPTRCAVPECDDPNPEYSPQWILYAVPATESGFDNCRRFANVSSVVISPDELCPATLFDRDIIVPCDAYVYERTNTIVYDFNIECQEWLRALPGTLNSAGGMVSLVLAGFISDRLGRRMSIVFFSFNIALVGVIRAFSVNFAMYTALQFMQTAIGGGAFSAAYILAAEIVGPGYRVRTSATISSMFALGQVVLGLLAFAIPAWKTLTLVLYIPVFLIISYYWILSESFRWLLSKNKQEEGKATLEYAARLNKKQISDKNMNFLLTAIQNQIDENKEVNQENLFYRVMKSPIILRRCCTTPIMWMTTVFIYYGLSINSVNLTGNMYLNYIATAAIEIPGYWTAVLVLDRIGRRPTLFCGFMICAICCLAFAFVPKSMYTLSLILYLVGKYCIGLVMTSLYLYTAELYPTRYRHSFLGFSSMLGRIGSIIAPLTPALMVYWSGIPSVMFAGTAFLSAILVLTQPETRGQKVPDTIEDAERLGKTN; encoded by the coding sequence ATGGAGAAGGAAGCCAGTGAACGTGAGCCGTACTCGGAGTTCGATTCGGTGTTGTATCGTGAAGTGGGACCGTTCGGGAAGTACCAGCTACTGACCATAGCTCTACTGGCTTTCCCAGCACTCGTCTGTGCGTTCATGGCGGGGGATTACATATTCACCGCGGGCAGCTTACCCACCCGGTGTGCAGTGCCAGAATGTGACGACCCCAACCCAGAATACTCACCGCAGTGGATATTATACGCAGTACCCGCAACAGAATCCGGCTTTGATAACTGTCGTCGTTTCGCAAACGTCAGCAGCGTTGTGATATCTCCGGATGAACTTTGTCCAGCCACCTTATTCGACAGAGATATAATCGTACCATGTGACGCGTACGTCTACGAGAGAACGAACACTATCGTGTATGATTTCAACATTGAGTGTCAAGAATGGCTGCGAGCGTTGCCAGGCACACTGAACAGTGCTGGAGGAATGGTGTCGCTCGTGCTGGCTGGCTTCATCTCAGACCGTCTTGGACGCCGGATGTCTATAGTTTTCTTTTCGTTCAATATTGCCTTGGTGGGAGTAATTCGCGCGTTTTCTGTGAATTTCGCCATGTACACAGCACTGCAGTTCATGCAAACTGCGATCGGTGGAGGCGCGTTCAGTGCCGCCTACATTCTGGCCGCTGAGATAGTGGGCCCCGGGTATCGCGTGAGAACGAGTGCCACTATATCTAGCATGTTTGCCCTCGGCCAAGTTGTTTTAGGCTTATTAGCTTTCGCTATTCCTGCATGGAAAACCCTCACACTAGTCCTATATATCCCAGTATTTCTCATAATATCGTACTACTGGATACTATCAGAAAGTTTCCGTTGGTTGCTCAGCAAGAATAAGCAAGAAGAAGGAAAGGCCACTTTAGAATATGCAGCTCGGTTGAATAAAAAGCAGATTTCTGACAAAAACATGAACTTTCTACTGACTGCTATTCAAAACCAGATTGATGAAAATAAAGAGGTGAACCAGGAGAATCTGTTCTATAGAGTAATGAAGTCCCCCATAATACTACGGAGATGTTGTACGACGCCCATCATGTGGATGACCACGGTGTTCATTTACTACGGACTGTCGATCAACTCTGTTAATCTAACGGGGAacatgtatttaaattatattgcaaCTGCTGCGATTGAGATCCCCGGCTACTGGACAGCCGTCTTAGTATTAGATAGAATAGGCAGACGACCAACATTATTCTGTGGTTTCATGATCTGTGCAATTTGCTGTTTGGCTTTTGCTTTTGTTCCTAAAAGTATGTACACTTTGTCTTTGATCTTATATTTGGTAGGAAAGTACTGTATAGGCCTAGTTATGACGTCTTTGTACCTTTACACAGCTGAACTGTATCCCACAAGGTACAGACACTCGTTCTTAGGTTTTTCTTCCATGTTGGGTCGCATTGGATCTATTATTGCACCTTTAACTCCCGCCTTAATGGTTTATTGGTCCGGTATTCCTTCTGTTATGTTTGCTGGTACAGCATTCCTATCTGCTATTCTAGTCCTCACGCAACCAGAAACCCGCGGTCAAAAAGTACCTGATACCATTGAAGACGCTGAACGCTTAGGAAAAAcgaattaa